In one Notolabrus celidotus isolate fNotCel1 chromosome 1, fNotCel1.pri, whole genome shotgun sequence genomic region, the following are encoded:
- the aspn gene encoding asporin has translation MRVFLLLCLLVLGNAKPYEPIDVMEYMKNYDIMMADSSDDDDDDDDDDDDDDYDDENCPAGCHCSPGVVQCSDQGQISVPEKIPEDTVMLDLQNNDITEIKEDDFKGLHKLYGLFLINNKISKIHPNAFKNMDHLRLLYLSYNLLTEIPDNLPPNVVELRFHENKINRVQKDAFKGLRKLHVLELGANPLANSGMELGAFNGLSTLYIGMAEAKLTTVPKDLPKSITQLNLDYNKITKVEVEDFIRYKNLQWLGLGFNQIKFVENGSLASIPTVREIHLDNNRLKKVPPGINSLRYLQVIYLHGNKINNVGVNDFCPIATGIKKNLYTGISLFANPVKYWEIQPATFRCVTGRRGVQLGNFRK, from the exons ATGAGGGTCTTCCTTCTGCTTTGCCTGCTGGTGTTAGGCAATGCCAAACCCTACGAGCCAATTGACGTCATGGAGTATATGAAAAACTATGACATCATGATGGCAGATTcaagtgatgatgatgacgacgatgatgatgatgatgacgatgatgattaTGACGATGAGAACTGTCCAGCTGGTTGTCACTGCTCACCCGGAGTGGTGCAGTGCTCTGACCAAG GTCAGATCTCTGTTCCAGAGAAGATTCCTGAAGACACTGTGATGCTTGACCTCCAGAACAATGATATCACTGAGATCAAGGAAGATGACTTCAAAGGCCTCCACAAGCTTTAT GGCCTGTTTTTGATCAACAACAAGATCTCTAAGATTCACCCTAATGCCTTCAAGAACATGGACCATCTCAGACTGCTGTACCTCTCCTACAACCTACTGACTGAAATCCCTGACAACCTGCCGCCTAATGTTGTTGAGCTGCGCTTTCATGAAAACAAGATCAACAGAGTCCAGAAGGATGCATTTAAGGGCCTGAGGAAACTTCATGTGCTGG AGCTGGGTGCAAACCCTCTTGCCAACAGTGGGATGGAGCTTGGAGCGTTCAATGGTTTGTCAACTCTGTACATTGGTATGGCAGAGGCAAAACTAACCACCGTACCAAAAG ACCTCCCAAAGTCCATTACACAGCTGAACCTGGACTACAACAAGATCACCAAGGTGGAGGTGGAAGACTTCATTAGATACAAAAACCTGCAATG gcTTGGACTTGGTTTTAATCAGATAAAGTTTGTAGAAAATGGCAGCTTGGCCAGCATTCCAACCGTCCGTGAAATCCATCTGGACAACAACCGTTTGAAAAAGGTCCCACCTGGCATCAACTCCCTCCGCTACCTCCAG GTGATCTACCTCCAtggaaacaaaatcaacaacGTAGGAGTCAATGACTTCTGTCCCATTGCTACCGGCATCAAGAAGAACCTATACACAGGCATCAGTCTGTTTGCCAACCCAGTTAAATACTGGGAGATCCAGCCAGCCACCTTTCGCTGTGTGACAGGAAGGAGAGGGGTTCAGCTAGGAAACTTTAGAAAGTAG
- the ecm2 gene encoding extracellular matrix protein 2 isoform X2, with product MRWWLVVASLWLLVVLTIVDAQARPQTPNRGTRREKKKRDGQGHRQAGAGRFRPMKIRLVPGPSTQVEPDENQGNTLFLNTYKNVQEQHSTYNVIPGKQGHCVYQGLTMFDQAVWSPKPCVTCQCTGGRVVCDEITCPIIHCHFPFTPAGACCPVCTEPEPDLSLDLSGDSPVPNDPDDDVIPLSQDEIQQILWREEEEHREEEERLRKKDETRKKRRKNRKEQEDRQRKIVEEKRKEEEEALRVQLETEEEEWRKKEEERRREEEESRKKLEEARREAREKERELEEERRKQEEILRKEIEALVEEEEKRQEEEEMQKEWRKQEQKRRNEEEEDRRKREEAVREAREKERELEEEMREQGDRLREELLELLEKEEEKRQEEVEEEEVWLRGDVFQMPPKEPEEPQEPELLPTPIPRPATTGELDELEELEELEELEELEEIETEREEIETEVEEIETEVDEFETGVEEEDEEREVVVVNQDSLPPGCDFSDVTVTCDNAKLIYFPALAIPELKSLSLEGNSISSIPAGAFNGIPNLEWINLKKNKLTSAGIDAKVFKGLKNLRRLYLDGNLLEAVPYDLPPTLQELKINENQLRGISEKSLKGLGSLVILELEGNLLSEGNVEPLAFAPLMELCYLRLGRNHFRTIPQGLPTPLLELYLENNLIEEISESVFNQTQSLNLISLRHNRLDESRIAPLAWINHRNLESIDLSHNDLYLVPSYLPRSLVHLVLVGNNIERIPGYVFAHMDPGIEYLYLSYNKLDGEGIEPESFFGSYNSMVELCLDHNQLVSVPSGVNEMTNIHFLRLNNNNIRSIPEDSICDPEHSGDSTLVAVRLENNYIDPKKISRSAFSCVRSSSSVVLKPQKTK from the exons ATGAGGTGGTGGCTGGTGGTGGCCAGTCTGTGGCTGCTAGTGGTGCTGACCATTGTGGATGCTCAGGCTAGACCTCAGACCCCGAACCGAGGAACTcgcagggagaagaagaagagggacgGACAAG GTCATAGGCAGGCTGGAGCGGGACGCTTCAGACCTATGAAGATTAGACTGGTACCTGGTCCCAGCACCCAAGTGGAGCCTGACGAAAACCAAGGAAACACTCTGTTCCTGAATACTTACAAAAACGTACAAGAGCAGCACTCAACTTACAATGTTATCCCAG GTAAGCAGGGCCATTGTGTGTACCAAGGTCTGACCATGTTTGACCAGGCTGTCTGGTCTCCAAAGCCCTGTGTGACTTGTCAGTGTACCGGGGGACGGGTGGTTTGTGACGAGATCACCTGTCCGATCATACACTGCCATTTCCCTTTCACTCCTGCTGGGGCATGCTGCCCTGTCTGCACGGAGCCAG AACCTGATCTCAGCCTTGACCTCTCTGGTGACTCCCCAGTTCCCAATGACCCAGATGATGACGTAATCCCGCTGAGCCAGGATGAGATCCAGCAAATCCtctggagagaagaagaggagcatcGTGAAGAGGAGGAACGCCTGAGAAAGAAGGATGAGAcaaggaaaaagaggaggaagaacagGAAGGAGCAGGAGGACAGACAAAGGAAGATagtggaggagaagaggaaggaagaagaggaagcttTGAGGGTGCAGttggagacagaagaggaagagtggaggaagaaggaggaagagaggaggagagaggaggaggaaagcagAAAGAAGCTGGAGGAAGCAAGGAGAGAAGcaagggagaaagaaagggagttagaagaggaaaggaggaaacagGAGGAGATATTGAGGAAAGAAATAGAGGCActagtggaggaggaagagaagcgtcaggaggaagaagagatgcAAAAGGAATGGAGGAAGCAGgagcagaagaggaggaacgaggaagaggaagacagaaggaagagggaggaagCAGTGAGAGAAGcaagggagaaagaaagggagtTAGAAGAGGAAATGAGAGAGCAGGGAGATAGACTGAGGGAAGAACTACTGGAACTTctggaaaaagaggaagaaaagcgTCAGGAAGaagtagaggaggaagaggtgtgGCTGAGGGGAGATGTGTTTCAGATGCCTCCAAAAGAACCTGAAGAACCCCAGGAACCAGAGCTCCTCCCGACCCCCATCCCAAGGCCTGCTACAACAGGGGAGCTGGACGaactggaggagctggaggagctagAGGAGCTggaagagctggaggagattGAAACAGAGCGGGAGGAGATTGAAACGGAAGTGGAGGAGATTGAAACAGAGGTAGATGAGTTTGAAAcaggggtggaggaggaagatgaagagagggaagTTGTGGTCGTGAACCAAGATAGCCTCCCTCCAGGCTGCGATTTTTCTGATGTCACAGTGACGTGTGATAATGCCAAACTCATCTACTTCCCTGCTCTGGCCATACCAGAGCTCAAATCTCTGAGTCTGGAGG GCAACAGCATCAGCAGCATCCCAGCAGGAGCCTTTAATGGCATTCCAAACCTGGAATGGATCaacctgaagaaaaacaaactcaccTCTGCTGGCATTGATGCTAAAGTCTTTAAA GGTCTGAAGAACTTAAGGCGCCTATACTTGGATGGGAACCTTCTCGAAGCAGTGCCCTATGACCTtcctcccaccctgcaggagcTGAAGATTAATGAGAACCAACTAAGAGGAATCAGTGAAAAGAGCCTCAAAG GTCTGGGCAGCCTGGTGATTCTGGAGTTAGAAGGAAATCTGCTGAGTGAGGGGAATGTAGAGCCTCTGGCATTTGCTCCCCTCATGGAGCTCTGCTACCTCAGACTGGGCAGAAACCACTTCCGTACCATACCACAAGGCCTTCCCACACCATTACTG GAGCTGTACTTGGAAAACAACCTGATTGAGGAAATCTCAGAGTCAGTTTTTAATCAGACGCAAAGTCTTAATCTGATTTCTCTCAGACACAACAGGCTGGATGAAAGCAGGATTGCTCCATTGGCCTGGATCAACCACAG GAATCTGGAGTCCATTGACCTGTCACACAATGATCTCTACTTGGTGCCCAGCTACCTTCCTAGATCTCTGGTCCACCTAGTGCTGGTGGGGAATAACATTGAGAGGATACCAG GTTATGTCTTTGCTCATATGGACCCTGGTATTGAGTACCTCTACCTCTCCTACAATAAACTGGATGGGGAGGGAATCGAACCAGAGTCTTTCTTTGGCTCATACAACTCAATGGTGGAGCTGTGTCTGGATCATAATCAGCTGGTCAGTGTGCCATCTGGCGTCAACGAGATGACAAACATACACTTCCTGAGACtcaacaataacaacatcag GAGTATCCCTGAGGACAGTATCTGTGACCCAGAGCACAGTGGAGATTCGACTTTGGTGGCCGTAAGGCTAGAAAACAACTACATAGATCCCAAGAAGATCTCTCGATCAGCCTTTTCCTGTGTACGCTCCTCCTCTAGTGTGGTCTTAAAACCCCAGAAGACCAAGTGA
- the ecm2 gene encoding extracellular matrix protein 2 isoform X1, translating into MQRNLLNLLHPVRESDRKNKLSGMRWWLVVASLWLLVVLTIVDAQARPQTPNRGTRREKKKRDGQGHRQAGAGRFRPMKIRLVPGPSTQVEPDENQGNTLFLNTYKNVQEQHSTYNVIPGKQGHCVYQGLTMFDQAVWSPKPCVTCQCTGGRVVCDEITCPIIHCHFPFTPAGACCPVCTEPEPDLSLDLSGDSPVPNDPDDDVIPLSQDEIQQILWREEEEHREEEERLRKKDETRKKRRKNRKEQEDRQRKIVEEKRKEEEEALRVQLETEEEEWRKKEEERRREEEESRKKLEEARREAREKERELEEERRKQEEILRKEIEALVEEEEKRQEEEEMQKEWRKQEQKRRNEEEEDRRKREEAVREAREKERELEEEMREQGDRLREELLELLEKEEEKRQEEVEEEEVWLRGDVFQMPPKEPEEPQEPELLPTPIPRPATTGELDELEELEELEELEELEEIETEREEIETEVEEIETEVDEFETGVEEEDEEREVVVVNQDSLPPGCDFSDVTVTCDNAKLIYFPALAIPELKSLSLEGNSISSIPAGAFNGIPNLEWINLKKNKLTSAGIDAKVFKGLKNLRRLYLDGNLLEAVPYDLPPTLQELKINENQLRGISEKSLKGLGSLVILELEGNLLSEGNVEPLAFAPLMELCYLRLGRNHFRTIPQGLPTPLLELYLENNLIEEISESVFNQTQSLNLISLRHNRLDESRIAPLAWINHRNLESIDLSHNDLYLVPSYLPRSLVHLVLVGNNIERIPGYVFAHMDPGIEYLYLSYNKLDGEGIEPESFFGSYNSMVELCLDHNQLVSVPSGVNEMTNIHFLRLNNNNIRSIPEDSICDPEHSGDSTLVAVRLENNYIDPKKISRSAFSCVRSSSSVVLKPQKTK; encoded by the exons ATGCAGCGAAACTTGTTAAATCTTCTCCATCCAGTGAGGGAatcagacagaaaaaacaaactatcaG GGATGAGGTGGTGGCTGGTGGTGGCCAGTCTGTGGCTGCTAGTGGTGCTGACCATTGTGGATGCTCAGGCTAGACCTCAGACCCCGAACCGAGGAACTcgcagggagaagaagaagagggacgGACAAG GTCATAGGCAGGCTGGAGCGGGACGCTTCAGACCTATGAAGATTAGACTGGTACCTGGTCCCAGCACCCAAGTGGAGCCTGACGAAAACCAAGGAAACACTCTGTTCCTGAATACTTACAAAAACGTACAAGAGCAGCACTCAACTTACAATGTTATCCCAG GTAAGCAGGGCCATTGTGTGTACCAAGGTCTGACCATGTTTGACCAGGCTGTCTGGTCTCCAAAGCCCTGTGTGACTTGTCAGTGTACCGGGGGACGGGTGGTTTGTGACGAGATCACCTGTCCGATCATACACTGCCATTTCCCTTTCACTCCTGCTGGGGCATGCTGCCCTGTCTGCACGGAGCCAG AACCTGATCTCAGCCTTGACCTCTCTGGTGACTCCCCAGTTCCCAATGACCCAGATGATGACGTAATCCCGCTGAGCCAGGATGAGATCCAGCAAATCCtctggagagaagaagaggagcatcGTGAAGAGGAGGAACGCCTGAGAAAGAAGGATGAGAcaaggaaaaagaggaggaagaacagGAAGGAGCAGGAGGACAGACAAAGGAAGATagtggaggagaagaggaaggaagaagaggaagcttTGAGGGTGCAGttggagacagaagaggaagagtggaggaagaaggaggaagagaggaggagagaggaggaggaaagcagAAAGAAGCTGGAGGAAGCAAGGAGAGAAGcaagggagaaagaaagggagttagaagaggaaaggaggaaacagGAGGAGATATTGAGGAAAGAAATAGAGGCActagtggaggaggaagagaagcgtcaggaggaagaagagatgcAAAAGGAATGGAGGAAGCAGgagcagaagaggaggaacgaggaagaggaagacagaaggaagagggaggaagCAGTGAGAGAAGcaagggagaaagaaagggagtTAGAAGAGGAAATGAGAGAGCAGGGAGATAGACTGAGGGAAGAACTACTGGAACTTctggaaaaagaggaagaaaagcgTCAGGAAGaagtagaggaggaagaggtgtgGCTGAGGGGAGATGTGTTTCAGATGCCTCCAAAAGAACCTGAAGAACCCCAGGAACCAGAGCTCCTCCCGACCCCCATCCCAAGGCCTGCTACAACAGGGGAGCTGGACGaactggaggagctggaggagctagAGGAGCTggaagagctggaggagattGAAACAGAGCGGGAGGAGATTGAAACGGAAGTGGAGGAGATTGAAACAGAGGTAGATGAGTTTGAAAcaggggtggaggaggaagatgaagagagggaagTTGTGGTCGTGAACCAAGATAGCCTCCCTCCAGGCTGCGATTTTTCTGATGTCACAGTGACGTGTGATAATGCCAAACTCATCTACTTCCCTGCTCTGGCCATACCAGAGCTCAAATCTCTGAGTCTGGAGG GCAACAGCATCAGCAGCATCCCAGCAGGAGCCTTTAATGGCATTCCAAACCTGGAATGGATCaacctgaagaaaaacaaactcaccTCTGCTGGCATTGATGCTAAAGTCTTTAAA GGTCTGAAGAACTTAAGGCGCCTATACTTGGATGGGAACCTTCTCGAAGCAGTGCCCTATGACCTtcctcccaccctgcaggagcTGAAGATTAATGAGAACCAACTAAGAGGAATCAGTGAAAAGAGCCTCAAAG GTCTGGGCAGCCTGGTGATTCTGGAGTTAGAAGGAAATCTGCTGAGTGAGGGGAATGTAGAGCCTCTGGCATTTGCTCCCCTCATGGAGCTCTGCTACCTCAGACTGGGCAGAAACCACTTCCGTACCATACCACAAGGCCTTCCCACACCATTACTG GAGCTGTACTTGGAAAACAACCTGATTGAGGAAATCTCAGAGTCAGTTTTTAATCAGACGCAAAGTCTTAATCTGATTTCTCTCAGACACAACAGGCTGGATGAAAGCAGGATTGCTCCATTGGCCTGGATCAACCACAG GAATCTGGAGTCCATTGACCTGTCACACAATGATCTCTACTTGGTGCCCAGCTACCTTCCTAGATCTCTGGTCCACCTAGTGCTGGTGGGGAATAACATTGAGAGGATACCAG GTTATGTCTTTGCTCATATGGACCCTGGTATTGAGTACCTCTACCTCTCCTACAATAAACTGGATGGGGAGGGAATCGAACCAGAGTCTTTCTTTGGCTCATACAACTCAATGGTGGAGCTGTGTCTGGATCATAATCAGCTGGTCAGTGTGCCATCTGGCGTCAACGAGATGACAAACATACACTTCCTGAGACtcaacaataacaacatcag GAGTATCCCTGAGGACAGTATCTGTGACCCAGAGCACAGTGGAGATTCGACTTTGGTGGCCGTAAGGCTAGAAAACAACTACATAGATCCCAAGAAGATCTCTCGATCAGCCTTTTCCTGTGTACGCTCCTCCTCTAGTGTGGTCTTAAAACCCCAGAAGACCAAGTGA